One segment of Anastrepha obliqua isolate idAnaObli1 chromosome 3, idAnaObli1_1.0, whole genome shotgun sequence DNA contains the following:
- the LOC129242719 gene encoding cytochrome c oxidase assembly protein COX18, mitochondrial → MIHIRSLQYKTALVLYQNHQSSICERAFSCISSARKKSAPVSTNIVPNSRVWLLQHRTLSEAASASPIVAGQVQSPFVGIWHTLSQSTPVAYIQDALTVIHDYSGLPWWASIVASTVLFRTAVTLPLAIYQNKIMARLELLTLEMPAIVAELKKEAAMAMKKFNWTESQTRLVYNRSLKKQWNALIIRDNCHPAKTFIVLWAQIPLWICQSVAIRNLVHMMPDPTSLQAQIIYTEMTIGGFGWIPNLTEVDSSYILPVSLGLINLGIVEMQTLLRNRPTTRLQKYATNVFRVLTIAMVPVACSVPSVLCVYWVASSSYSLVQNLLLASPPVRRSLGIKQTNSEISNPYERIWARMKTLTTKADQKSKEESTNITNNEQKSK, encoded by the exons ATGATTCATATCCGAAGTTTACAGTACAAAACAGCTTTAGTCCTTTATCAGAATCATCAGTCTTCGATATGTGAGCGGGCTTTTTCTTGTATTTCTTCAGCAAGAAAAAAATCGGCTCCTGTCAGCACTAACATTGTACCAAATTCGCGTGTATGGCTGTTACAACACCGCACGCTTTCAGAAGCCGCAAGTGCTTCGCCTATAGTAGCTGGACAAGTTCAATCACCGTTCGTGGGAATTTGGCATACACTATCGCAAAGCACACCAGTTGCTTACATTCAGGATGCATTGACAGTGATTCATGATTACAGCGGATTACCTTGGTGGGCTTCTATTGTTGCGTCCACCGTACTTTTTCGCACCGCAGTAACACTACCATTAGCcatatatcaaaataaaataatggcaCGGCTGGAATTATTGACGTTGGAAATGCCGGCGATAGTTGCTGAACTGAAGAAAGAGGCTGCAATGGCtatgaaaaagtttaattgGACTGAAAGTCAAACTAGACTAGTATACAATCGGTCG ttgaaaaaacaaTGGAATGCGCTGATAATTCGAGATAATTGCCATCCAGCAAAAACATTTATTGTGCTGTGGGCTCAAATACCTTTGTGGATATGCCAATCAGTAGCAATAAGGAATCTTGTGCATATGATGCCCGATCCCACATCATTGCAGGCACAAATTATATACACCGAAATGACTATTGGCGGCTTTGGTTGGATACCAAATCTAACCGAAGTAGACAGTTCTTATATATTGCCTGTTTCACTTGGCTTAATCAATTTGGGTATAGTAGAA ATGCAAACGCTATTACGAAATCGTCCTACAACGCGCTTGCAAAAATATGCGACAAATGTGTTTCGAGTACTGACCATTGCAATGGTGCCAGTGGCTTGCTCTGTACCATCG GTTCTTTGCGTTTACTGGGTGGCCTCTAGTAGTTACAGTTTAGTGCAAAACCTGTTGCTGGCTTCGCCTCCTGTACGACGTTCACTAGGTATTAAACAAACGAATTCGGAAATATCGAATCCCTATGAACGGATATGGGCTAGAATGAAAACTTTAACAACGAAAGCAGATCAAAAGTCGAAAGAGGAATCTACAAATATCACAAATAATGAACAAAAGTCGAAATAG
- the LOC129240508 gene encoding F-box only protein 33 isoform X2, protein MSRRVSTEWDQIPTLVLGNIYEYLEPRDRLNASQTCRHWRGVLFQKRFFNNFKFKLHINNERQCAFFRQKLCNLASEVTLIFDFLNVFHMEKIRRILYRIARCENLQGLHFYTNNVGLIPPGDINEESLVDVKQCFVEPLKMFLNRKQFPCQMLDLGAIEALTYYGSDLLKALSKPEALLQLTLASIKFDPSHYPIFTIKTSLLQKCASLQVLSLDYDTLNEELLHAMELLPLKKLLICIHGLDRQHPGISDTSWARFGATFSNIDLIVTLAYAFEAVEVLQVRILRHNMPITHLRVLFCDFMNVEALEWMSVNNSSKLKSIQWIDSAYKHSDKNVMDLFLRSGQDPFVMMAWRCKNLEEIVIHGYVLDLHNIVGISRLRGHTLKRLEVSMIDSTPTESSMDSFIEEINTLLGQKWKPLNPNTLHPALGYIPVPDDVRDEYVFDLMRRDMGY, encoded by the exons ATGAGCCGACGTGTTTCGACAGAATGGGATCAAATACCTACTCTCGTATTGGGCAACATATATGAATATCTAGAGCCACGGGATCGATTAAATGCTTCGCAAACTTGTCGTCACTGGCGTGGGGTGCTTTTCCAGAAAAG atttttcaacaatttcaagTTCAAATTACACATCAACAATGAGCGTCAATGTGCGTTTTTTCGTCAGAAGCTTTGTAATTTGGCAAGTGAAGTTAcgctaatttttgattttctgaaCGTTTTCCATATGGAGAAAATAAGACGTATTTTGTATAG GATTGCACGCTGTGAAAATTTGCAAGGGTTACATTTTTACACTAACAATGTCGGCTTAATCCCACCTGGCGATATAAACGAAGAGAGTCTTGTCGATGTTAAACA GTGCTTTGTGGAACCgctgaaaatgtttttaaatcgcAAGCAGTTCCCATGCCAAATGTTGGATTTAGGTGCAATAGAAGCTTTAACCTACTATGGTTCAGATTTATTAAAAGCTTTAAGCAAACCAGAAGCATTGCTGCAGCTAACATTGGCTTCGATTAAATTCGACCCTAGTCATTATCCCATATTTACCATAAAAACATCTTTGCTACAAAAGTGTGCATCATTACAG gtttTATCACTCGATTACGATACATTAAATGAAGAGCTTTTGCATGCCATGGAGCTACTGCCTTTGAAAAAGCTATTAATCTGTATACATGGATTGGATCGTCAACATCCTGGTATTTCTGATACGTCTTGGGCTAGATTTGGAGCCACCTTTTCCAATATTGATTTGATAGTAACATTAGCGTATGCTTTCGAAGCAGTGGAAGTGCTGCAAGTGCGAATTCTACGCCATAACATGCCAATAACACATTTGCGTGTTTTATTTTGTGACTTT atgaaCGTTGAGGCCTTAGAGTGGATGTCTGTCAACAATAGCAGTAAACTGAAAAGTATTCAGTGGATAGATTCT GCATACAAGCATTCCGATAAAAATGTGATGGATTTATTTTTACGTTCTGGTCAAGACCCCTTCGTAATGATGGCCTGGCGTTGTAAAAATTTAGAGGAAATCGTAATACATGGTTATGTGCTAGATCTACACAATATTGTTGGAATTTCACGTCTTCGAGGCCATACGCTTAAACGCTTAGAGGTATCTATGATAGATAGCACGCCCACAGAATCAAGCATGGATTCATTTATTGAA GAAATCAACACATTGCTTGGTCAAAAATGGAAACCTCTCAACCCAAATACTTTACATCCTGCACTCGGTTATATACCAGTACCGGATGATGTTCGTGATGAATATGTCTTCGATCTCATGCGTCGTGATATGGGCTACTAA
- the LOC129240508 gene encoding F-box only protein 33 isoform X1, which translates to MCCFAKQNIIHKKSQLKSYLGNSKSNLELWKQASGNRSGSERAKSEIAIHLVLIVHQDMSRRVSTEWDQIPTLVLGNIYEYLEPRDRLNASQTCRHWRGVLFQKRFFNNFKFKLHINNERQCAFFRQKLCNLASEVTLIFDFLNVFHMEKIRRILYRIARCENLQGLHFYTNNVGLIPPGDINEESLVDVKQCFVEPLKMFLNRKQFPCQMLDLGAIEALTYYGSDLLKALSKPEALLQLTLASIKFDPSHYPIFTIKTSLLQKCASLQVLSLDYDTLNEELLHAMELLPLKKLLICIHGLDRQHPGISDTSWARFGATFSNIDLIVTLAYAFEAVEVLQVRILRHNMPITHLRVLFCDFMNVEALEWMSVNNSSKLKSIQWIDSAYKHSDKNVMDLFLRSGQDPFVMMAWRCKNLEEIVIHGYVLDLHNIVGISRLRGHTLKRLEVSMIDSTPTESSMDSFIEEINTLLGQKWKPLNPNTLHPALGYIPVPDDVRDEYVFDLMRRDMGY; encoded by the exons ATGTGttgttttgcaaaacaaaatataatacacaaaaaaagtcaacTCAAGTCCTATTTGGGCAATAGCAAATCAAAT TTGGAACTGTGGAAGCAAGCGAGTGGAAATCGAAGTGGCAGTGAAAGGGCGAAAAGTGAGATTGCAATACACTTAGTGCTGATTGTACACCAAGACATGAGCCGACGTGTTTCGACAGAATGGGATCAAATACCTACTCTCGTATTGGGCAACATATATGAATATCTAGAGCCACGGGATCGATTAAATGCTTCGCAAACTTGTCGTCACTGGCGTGGGGTGCTTTTCCAGAAAAG atttttcaacaatttcaagTTCAAATTACACATCAACAATGAGCGTCAATGTGCGTTTTTTCGTCAGAAGCTTTGTAATTTGGCAAGTGAAGTTAcgctaatttttgattttctgaaCGTTTTCCATATGGAGAAAATAAGACGTATTTTGTATAG GATTGCACGCTGTGAAAATTTGCAAGGGTTACATTTTTACACTAACAATGTCGGCTTAATCCCACCTGGCGATATAAACGAAGAGAGTCTTGTCGATGTTAAACA GTGCTTTGTGGAACCgctgaaaatgtttttaaatcgcAAGCAGTTCCCATGCCAAATGTTGGATTTAGGTGCAATAGAAGCTTTAACCTACTATGGTTCAGATTTATTAAAAGCTTTAAGCAAACCAGAAGCATTGCTGCAGCTAACATTGGCTTCGATTAAATTCGACCCTAGTCATTATCCCATATTTACCATAAAAACATCTTTGCTACAAAAGTGTGCATCATTACAG gtttTATCACTCGATTACGATACATTAAATGAAGAGCTTTTGCATGCCATGGAGCTACTGCCTTTGAAAAAGCTATTAATCTGTATACATGGATTGGATCGTCAACATCCTGGTATTTCTGATACGTCTTGGGCTAGATTTGGAGCCACCTTTTCCAATATTGATTTGATAGTAACATTAGCGTATGCTTTCGAAGCAGTGGAAGTGCTGCAAGTGCGAATTCTACGCCATAACATGCCAATAACACATTTGCGTGTTTTATTTTGTGACTTT atgaaCGTTGAGGCCTTAGAGTGGATGTCTGTCAACAATAGCAGTAAACTGAAAAGTATTCAGTGGATAGATTCT GCATACAAGCATTCCGATAAAAATGTGATGGATTTATTTTTACGTTCTGGTCAAGACCCCTTCGTAATGATGGCCTGGCGTTGTAAAAATTTAGAGGAAATCGTAATACATGGTTATGTGCTAGATCTACACAATATTGTTGGAATTTCACGTCTTCGAGGCCATACGCTTAAACGCTTAGAGGTATCTATGATAGATAGCACGCCCACAGAATCAAGCATGGATTCATTTATTGAA GAAATCAACACATTGCTTGGTCAAAAATGGAAACCTCTCAACCCAAATACTTTACATCCTGCACTCGGTTATATACCAGTACCGGATGATGTTCGTGATGAATATGTCTTCGATCTCATGCGTCGTGATATGGGCTACTAA